In the genome of Tripterygium wilfordii isolate XIE 37 chromosome 19, ASM1340144v1, whole genome shotgun sequence, one region contains:
- the LOC119985316 gene encoding squamosa promoter-binding-like protein 13A — protein sequence MDWNSRTTSWDLTEFAQVEMPSVDDSGGFQNHGIRGHFSVDLKLGQVGNSSNQSSTNKWKELGVSKMVSLNSGSAKRARAGTNGTQVASCLVDGCAADLSNCRDYHRRHKVCELHSKTPQVTICGHKQRFCQQCSRFHSLEEFDEGKRSCRKRLDGHNRRRRKPQPDPLGHSGSVLSNYQGPRLWPLSNVTVYPSSALVNPGWTGVVNGEGEARHNNNLQQQQHYFGDKQNLFLEPSSSDGGYKGGKEFAFLQGTSPGTSSVCRPLLKTIAFPQTVGGSHMMFCDRLTTQVVQDSDCALSLLSSPPTQTSRTNLNNNMLQPNSILPVHHHTGRSFSDHGLNSMNSVLVSSGTDANIHSTAYQMGSSNEASGNKAPQTLPFYWE from the exons ATGGACTGGAACTCAAGAACAACTTCTTGGGATTTGACTGAGTTTGCGCAAGTAGAAATGCCTAGCGTGGATGATTCCGGCGGCTTTCAGAATCATGGGATTAGAGGCCATTTTTCGGTCGATTTGAAGCTTGGTCAGGTGGGAAATTCAAGCAACCAGTCATCAACAAATAAGTGGAAGGAGCTTGGAGTCTCAAAAATGGTGTCTTTAAATTCAGGATCAGCGAAGAGGGCACGAGCGGGGACTAATGGAACTCAGGTAGCGTCGTGCCTCGTGGACGGGTGTGCTGCCGATCTTAGTAATTGCAGAGACTATCATAGGCGCCATAAGGTCTGTGAACTCCACTCTAAGACTCCACAAGTTACAATTTGTGGCCATAAACAACGATTCTGCCAACAGTGCAGCAG GTTTCATTCGCTGGAGGAATTCGATGAAGGTAAGCGAAGCTGTAGAAAACGCTTAGATGGTCACAATAGGAGGAGAAGGAAGCCTCAGCCAGATCCCCTCGGACATTCAGGGAGCGTTTTGTCCAATTATCAAG gtcCCCGTCTGTGGCCATTATCTAATGTGACTGTGTATCCCTCCTCTGCTTTGGTGAACCCAGGCTGGACCGGGGTTGTCAATGGTGAAGGGGAGGCCAGGCATAATAATAACTTGCAGCAGCAACAACACTACTTTGGGGACAAACAGAACCTATTTCTTGAACCTTCATCGTCGGATGGCGGCTATAAAGGAGGGAAGGAATTTGCATTCTTGCAAGGTACATCTCCCGGAACATCTTCTGTCTGCAGGCCACTTCTCAAGACCATTGCTTTTCCGCAAACTGTTGGGGGAAGCCATATGATGTTCTGTGACAGGTTAACGACACAAGTAGTCCAGGACTCGGATTGTGCTCTCTCTCTTCTGTCATCACCGCCGACGCAGACATCCAGGACTAATTTGAACAACAACATGTTGCAGCCTAATTCTATTCTTCCAGTGCATCATCACACGGGGCGGAGTTTCAGCGATCATGGGCTAAATTCCATGAATTCGGTGCTGGTTTCTAGCGGCACGGATGCTAACATCCATTCTACTGCTTATCAAATGGGGTCTTCTAATGAGGCATCAGGAAACAAAGCTCCACAGACACTTCCCTTCTATTGGGAATAA